TCAGATCCCTTGGAACTACTGTATCGACGTCTGTAAAAGCGACCCCAATCCTCAATTGAAGCGCCAAGGTAAACTCTCACTCTCAGGTAAGGATTATCATCACTAACCGCGATTATTTCGCAATTCCTCGTGGTGGTTTAGCAAATCGGAAATCGAGTATTACGCTATGTTGGCCAAGACTGGTGTACATCACTACAATGGCAACAACATCGAGCTGGGTACGGCTTGCGGTAAATACTTCCGTGTGTGCACCCTCTCGATCACCGATGCTGGAGACTCTGATATCATTCGCAGCCTGCCGGAAGCCCAAGCTGGGGGACAGTAAATGATGCGGATGTATATATTCCACCTGTTGACGTGCTCCCATCGTATGGAAGTGCTGTTTTGCGGGgcgtaataaaataaagcttATGAGAGTCTGTGCGCTCGCATAGAATCTGATGGAAGTAggtcttttattttttaagtaaGCTAACACATGATGACGATAACTTCCGGCTTCGCCTCTCTTTGTAAAGCTTAAGGATATTAGAGCTACAGAAATTCCAGTATTCTATTATAGGTCTACTCTTGGACAGTAGGTAGAACGATCTATTTTACTatacatattgttttattatatacCGTGGACAGTATCCATCAAACCACATAATAGGACGGAAGTATCTTCTAATTGACTTAGATAATAATAAATGATGTAAATTGTTCGATATTTAAAATCGCCGTTCATGACAGTTCATCGGATAAATATATTTCTGCACTGAACGTAAACAGCGATAAGACGCAtctagtgtgtgtgttgttttgctactCCCGTATGCGTGCAGTATCAAACTTCCCACTATCGCTGTCGGTCGCCGGATAGCCAGTCCGATCGAATTATTTCACTAAAAGGCACCTCCTAACGTTCGGGGAAAGGTTTTTGCAGCAAAATCTCTAAATGGCGAAGGACAAGAAGGACAAACCGTCGTTTATTGTAAAAGCATACCTGACACTGTACAATACAGCCCAATTTGCCGGGTAAGTCTATCTCAAGCACCCGCCGGTAGGACATGCTCATGTAATCTTTCACTGTATTTTTACGATTTCGCCCTTTGCCCTCGCCCACAGCTGGACGTACATTTTCGTGCAATTTATACAGCACTTTTTCGTGTATGGCCATTCGCTGGATACGCTATGGAGTCGTGTAGGACAGGCGACTTTCTTCTTCCAAATGTTAGCCATACTCGAGGTTGTGCATGCGATGGTTGGTATCGTGCCGAGCAGTGTGTCGATGACGTTCCTGCAAGTGTTTGGACGTAGCATGATCGTAGCGGCTGCGATCGAAGGTACACCGACCGGACAGAAATCGCCGGGACTTCCGCTTGCAGTGTTCTGCTGGAGTTTGACCGAAATCTTCCGGTACAGCTATTACGTAGCCCATCTGCTGCTTCCGAGTGTACCCTCGTTGCTCGTCTGGGTACGGTACACGATTTTCATTCCGATGTATCCGTGTGGATTTTTGGGCGAGCTGCTGTGCAGTTACTGGGCCCAAAGCTACATTCGTGACACGGACAAATGGAGCGTGGAGTTACCGAATCGGTTCAATTTTAGTTTCTCATTTTACTACTTCATGTGGATTATGGCCATTTGCTATATGCCTCTTTTCCCGCAAATGTACCTACATATGTTGGCCCAGCGACGGAAGGTGCTTGGCCGAGGAAGTGGCCAGCAAAAAGCCGCAAAAGCACACTAAAATATGACATTTTTATCTAACCAGGTAATGTAACATTCACGGCAAAGTTTATGTTAGtacgattttttatttgttcgttCAACAACCCACGCCCAAAATTGCACACGTGCGCTTAAGAGTTTCTTACCGTTCAATCACCGTAAATTGGAATGAAATAATCGAAATAAACCTTAAACAGTAAACGAATATTTCGTTTTGCACCGTAACTTATTTAACTTATCAGTCTATGAAATTCCCTgccgacgcgaaataaagaaaccaaaaacccaacctaaacattcgcaaagaCTTGGTAGAGTTGTGGGAatgatgaaataatttaatagGATTCACGCGCGCTCAAGCTGGCTTTGTCTGTTTTGGCTCGAAGTGGTGTTCAAGCCGGAAAGCCGAATGCCGCCAGTCAATTGCTTTTCTGCTTGCCTGCGCTAGACGAGCTTGATCCAAGAATCTTTCGGCGCTGGGCAAACATGTGCATGTACAGCTGGGGGAATAATGGGATGTAGAGCAGCATCACCGCCCACAGGAAGTAAAGGTACGAGAAGGTGAAGTTGTACGTGTTGGGCATTTCGATGCTCCATTGTTTCGTTTGGGCGACGTGTGATTGGGCCCAGTAAAAGCACAGCAGCTCACCGGTCACTCCGGTCGGGTAGAGCACGATGAAGGTGGTGTAGCGCAGAAAGATAAGCAACTGCGGTACGGCGTCGATTAGATTAAGGGCATAGTACGCGTATCGGATGATCTCCGTCACCGACCAAGCTAAGATGGCTAGCGGAAGTCCGGGCGAAACTTTGCCGGTGGGTGTTGCCATCACAACACCGCATACAACCATCACGCGGGACAACACCTGGAACGTGGTGAGGATGGGGTTGCTAGGCACGATACGTGTAAATGCGTGGACAATCTGAAAGATAGACACATTGGATAATTTAGGCAAGGAGAACCATACACGAAAGCTGTAGATTTCATACTTCAAGCAGTGCTGCATTTTGGAACAGTATGACGGTGAATCCGAGATACTCCCAGAGTGTTTGTTCCGTGCCTTTGTCGACGATGTAGTAAGCTATCAGTTGGTATAGCATGTAACACCAGCTGTTCCAAATGAATGAAACGATTAGAAAAGAGAAAGTTACGGATCTGTTGTGTTGGCGCACGACCCAAACTTGATTACTTACCCGAGCACTTGGGCGGCGTTGTAAAGAATTAGATACGATTTGACGATCGGAGACGGTTCTTTAGCGGCCATGGTTCCGTGTGGTGCTTACGTAACGTAGCTACGTGTAGAATATGCTAAAAACTCCTATTCCTCAAGCTGATCGACAAAAAGTGCAAACTGAAACTGTGCGATCTTTGACCACAAAGTGGAAAGGTAAATAATGTATTCCAccaccacgcacacacgcacggttCGATTCACCTTTGACAACAACGCCCAAGATATGGAATGAAAAGGTGTGCTGAGAGTTATGCCGATTGCTTTCGTTCGGAATTTGAAGGTCTTTCGAAACGATTGGCGGAATTAAGTTCGGAAAATGGTTATTGTAATGGTGaatgtattgtattgtattctAAATAAACTCCATCAACTCACTCGAACCGGATTGCATTTGAAAGTCTTTCACGGACGCTTCCTCGCCCGGAGCGATCTCCAGATCGGTAGTAACTATTTCTATTACATTTAAACGATCCATGTCCACCTCTACCtcatcttcctcctcctcgtctACGTCACCTTCTTCAGCTATCAGCAATGTTCGTCCGGCCAGTATATCTCGACATCGGCTCATGAGCGTCGTTTTGCTATCTTCCAGCAAGCGATTCATGATGACCGTCTGTTCTTTTTCCTTGCGCTTGTACAGCTTAAACTCGTAATCGTTCAGATCGTTCCACTTTTTGGCAAACTCGTCACTGTTATCATTCTGCGCTTTGGCGAGCTTTGCCACAATCTGGCTACGGATGGTTTTGAGCTGCGCGTTGTTGCGTTTCTTAACTGGAGCTACAAAtagggaaacaaacaaacgtaagAGCGTGATGAGAACTTAATCCCTCTAGAGGCTATATCCAGTTTACCTGGTTCTCCCTCAACTGCAACTACAGGAGGATCTATAACGGGAAGAAAGAAATATATCAACGCAACGGATACGGTAAATTGTTCCGCCACTTTTACATACCTGGTTCTCGACGCTTCAGGGCGCACGGTTTCTCCAGTATGTCGGCTAGCTCTTCAGCAAACTCGCAGATGGCACGGCCTTTGTTTAGCTTCTTCGATTGATAGAATGCTCGCTTGAGATTCTTCCACTTGTGATAAATTTGTCCCGCGTCCTTCCCATGAAAGCCGTTCTTCTGCAGTTCCTCTTCTATCAGCCGGTACACATCGTAGTCCTTCTGCCCACGGCTAGCCGTCGCGAACAGATTCATAAAGTTCTGTTCCTTGATTATCTCCAACAGTTCCATCGTTTCTTCTCCGCTCCAGACATTTCGGCGAGCCATTTTTGGTCCTTTTTCCTGAGCTACTGTTTACAAACGGATCCCGACGCCATTCCCGACGTACTGTTTGCGATTTGttgtggtttgatttttgcaGGGGTTGTCAAAGTTTGACATTCAAATTCACCACTTCGATACACCATCTACGAATCTTGCCTGTGATTCTTTATGGACATTTTCTCTTCGTATCTCTCGTTCATTCGTTCGTCATTTGTTTCAGACACAGTCGCAGTCGAACGCTTTATTATGCACCGATTTATGCATGTTTTTCGTAGTGCAAAGCATTTCAAGCTTACCATTTCGCTGTAGAAAGGCTAGTGGTGAGATTGGTCGTGCGTGTGACGTTTCACCCAGTCACCTCAGCAGGGAAGTTAAGAGCCCTGCTCGAAGTGCGCGTCCTTTCATCATCCCAACTCGGCAGACCAATCTGGTGTACGTTTATACGGGGTAATTTGGTTTGGAAAACTATGGACCCAGTTCATAAACGGCAAGTGGTGGAGAATCTGTTCCTAACGTTCGCAACAAAACAGGCGGAGCTGTTCAAACAGTACGATGCGAACAGGAAGAAGCGGTCCAAAATTTTCCTCCAGCGGCTACGCTACCAGCTGAAGCGCAACGGTGAAGCCCATCGGAAGGAATGGAGCAGCAAGCTGGAGACGGAACTGCTGGACAGCATACCGACACGTAAGATCTGGAAGTTGAGCCGCAACGATCGGTGGTTCCGCGAGCTGTTCCAGCAAGAGAACAACGATCAGGAGCTGTTGCAACATTTCCGTATGCATCGTGGCATGTTCGATACGCTGGTGGAGATGCTTAGCCAAGATCTGGCACCGCATCCATTGCTGGCGGCCCAGTCTTGTAGTGCGGAGAAAAAGATTGGGATCGGGTTGTACAAGCTGACGACCGGTGCCGATTACGCCACGATCGGAAACCTATTCGGCGTACACAAAGCGACGGTCAAGAACTGTGTCCATCAGTTTTGCAAGTCGATAGTGAAGAACGCCATGGACTCGGAGATCTATCTGCCCGACCCCGAAGAGATGGGCGATATCGGTAAAGGATTTGAGGATAAGAGCGACATTCCGTTGATTATTGGTGCGATGGGTCGTATACACATTCCCATTACGCCCTCGCTGGCTGATTCGAAAAATTATCTCAATGGAAGGAAATGGCCTTCTTTGATTCTGCAAGCGGTCGTAGATAACAATCATTGGTAAGCGAATCATAGCAGCCCGAGCCTGAGAACGGAGAAAATAGtctcatgtttttttgttgttgtttcattaGTTTTAGGCACATTACATGTGGGCATGTCGGTGCAACCGAGGACAGTGTCGTGTTGAGCGATTCCGGTCTGTACCAACACTTCGAAGGTGCAGAATTGGTAAGATACATACGCTTTGTTCTTCAGCTCTTCAGCGTGATTGATTGTACACGTTTATGTTTTCACAGCCTACTCAGAGTGTTAACGGAACCACACTAAAGTCGTTCATCGTGTCCGAATCCTCCTATCCGTTGCTTCCTTGGCTGCAACACGCCTACGTGACACCGCAAACGACCGAAGAAGAAACGTTCAACGAACATCTAAACAAAGCACGCATATTCGTGGACGAAGCGTTTGAAAAGCTTCGCGTACGGTTCCGCATACTGCAGCGGAAGATCGACATCGATATCAACTTTGTGCCGCAGATCCTGCTAACCTGCTGCATCTTGCATAACATTCTCGAAAAGAACCAAACGCCATATTTGGAAGAGTGGAAGGAATCGCTGCAAGAATTGGGCGGAAAGTATCCCCAGCCGGATGGTTCGACCAGCACGAACTATACTACCACGGTTGAGGGAGAGACCGTAAGAGATGCGCTCAAGGAGCACCTGCAATCAAAGTATGTGCTTTTCCGGTCGATTGAATACAACCAGGTATATTTCATCAGCGAAGCGACAAATTAATTGCTAACCATTTTCCCAAACTATGTATGGATATATTGTAAGCCAAAACGCTTGACGAATTTGTTAAACTACAAACGAGAAACAGAATAAATTGAGTGCATTACATATATGTTTGCGTTACATGCTTTCATTGAAGGTCCTACCCTAGTCGCCAAGTTAAAACGGTTCCTCTTCTCGCCACGTTTGGTAAAATTCTTTTACAATCTCCTGCTTAACGACGGGTTGTTCATCCAACACCACTAGCTGCTCGGTGGTGGTCAATTCTGCTATATGCTTCGACTCTCCAGGATTTGgttcctcctcctcgtcgaCAATCTTCTCCACGATTCCTTCCTGGAGCAGAATCTCATTCGCTTTGGCACAGAAATCGTTCATGTTTCGATTAAGCATCTGTGATACTTTGGTCGTATACTGTCGCTCATCATGCGTGTACAGATCAAACTCGTAGTCTACGagatctttttgttttttgaagaaTTCGTCATTGTTTTCACGTTCCACCTTGGTGAGCTTGGTTAGCAAAAGGTCAAAGTTTTCCAACACAGCTCTCGGTCGTTTCGGTCGATCGCTGACTTCTGTGGTGGGATGAGGGAATGAAGTTAATGGTGACCTCGGTCAATCATACTAATCCAAGTTATGAAACCATCCTGCGCTTACCTTTTGTTTTAGAACTCGTTGGTTTCATAGCCATAAGCTCGTCAAGTTCTTCGAAAAATTCACACGACTCCGTTAGGTAGTTTTCTCGCTTCGTTTTGTGATACGTCCTTTTGAGATTTTTCCATTTGTGCTCAATCTGGAAAGCGTCCTTATAGAAGAATCCTCGCTGCTTCATATGATCCTCCGCGATTTGGTACAGCTTGCTGTTACGCTCTTCGCCGAACAGTTTCATTAAATCCAGCTCCTTGATGATAGCTAGTAGCTCGCGCGTTTCCTCCACGGTCCATACATTTCTTCGTGCCATTTTCGTGCCGCGGTCAAGAGTGGTAAATTTAGCTTCAGCAAATACACTCCACCAAAGCGACGCACCGCAACcattcgtttgtttacaaAGACGCGCTATTTTATTGTTGGTGTTGCGCTTTAGGCCGTTGTCAAATCGCTCACTTTTGCTGCAGGAGCATTCGAGCAGCACATAAGGTGTATATACACACAGGTGGTGCGTGGTTGCGTGTTGAGTTTTGGGCAATTTTGaatacaaataataaaatacgaAAACTATGCAAAGGACAACAACATCCATTTGCAACCGTTAAGGCAAGCTATAGAAGAACAAAGTATATTCAATCAATAATAAACATTTCGAGTTTCCAAGTGGAACGCAACACCATCCATCCGTTGGCCGTTCGAGAGACCTGCATTCCATCGCTTCCATTCCTGCAGCTTGATTCAGTCTGCGGAGAAACGTCAAAATGGGCGCAAGCACAAGAACGGGAAAGTTTGCCATTGGATTTACGgcttttgcatttttgtttattctgaTTGCGTTCTGCTCGCCCTACTGGTTACAAACAGATGGCAAACTTAAGCATCCAAAGTTCACCAACCTAGGTAAGGGCGCGAATTTATCGTTGCGATTCTGTGCAGGTCCCCGCACCGACACGGGAGTTCCATTTGGGGTGTGTCATCAATTGCATCGCCTGTTCATTGATGGCAACGGTGAAGGACGTACGGCGGGAAGGTTTTGGGTGGATTGTGGAGTAGAAGAAGGGAGAATACTGTGTAAACAAACACTTGGCGCACAACTATAATGCTGTTTTTGTCTACGGTGGTGCAGATTAACTAATGCTTGTCTCACGTTTCAGGACTTTGGGAACTGTGCCTTAGGAACTTCCAAGATATTCACCGATGGTATGACTACCCGTTCAATGGATGCATGTGGATATTCGAAGAGGAGTACTACATCATCCATGACTACATTCTGCCCGGGTTCTTCATAGCGGTACAGTTCTTCTTCACGCTCTGCTTCACGCTGCTACTGATGGGCGTGATCATGACGCTGATGTACCTGACCTGCTCCCGGGACAACGATCGCTACATCATGCTGCTGCTCACGAATGGTACGGTGCTGTTGTTGGCTGCGTTCTGCGGTTTAATAGCGGTCGCGACATTCGGTTGCTATGGTGATAGCCGAGATTGGATGCCCAACTGGGAGCATAACGATATGGGGTGGTCATTTGCGTTGGGTGTCGTTGGCACGTTTGCCCTGTTCCCGGCCGGCATACTGTTCATCGTGGAGGCGCGCCGTGCTACGTACAGGAGGCTGAACAACATTGCCAACACGGAAATGGCAGCCGCGTACACGATGGACGAGCGTAAATATCGCGGAGGCCATACAGATATCTAGAGGTAGACATATCGACATTCCAGATTCCGCGGAAGGAGTTGCGTTCCACACCCATACTCCTTTTGCTCGGAATGTACCATTTGCCTTATAAGAGAGTAGATTTaggaaagattttttttacacacacataacTCTAACATTCAAGTTTTAAGTAAGGGAGACGAATCATTTCACCGCAATGGCACTTAAATGAAACAATACGATTAGCACAACAATCTCAAGAAGAAAACCATTCCGTCCTAAATAGGGAATAAAAGCATGGCAACGTTTGCCTCCTACTGTACTTGACCGACTCATTAAATGTTCATTATCGAGTCGTTAGACTGTACAGGAGTCCATTAGTGGGTCGAGGATTTGCTGTGTCTGCTGCAACCGCTACAGCACGAAACACGATAAAATTTAAACGATTAGTTGTACATCCGGTGCAGTCACATTTCAACTGCCACTTTTTTGATAACGAAATATACACCAGATTAGTTAAAGGTAGttttaaatcatttgaaattattaattaacaaGCATGTAACAAGGACCACTGCCTAACATGGAGTGGTGTATTTCGTTACACAGAACAGTGTTTCTCAAGCTAAATTAATCCGCTTCTGGAGTATACATAAAATAGAAGCATAAAGGTggcatttaaaacaattatcagaAGAACTATTATTCAGTAAGGAAGGGGTTTGCTCTGTccaaatgtaataaaaattacaGTCACGCTCAACGTTCCAAACACTTATCCATTTTCTCACCCCATGCGAATGCCGAACCTCGAATGGACGTGTTGGTgtggattgtgtgtgtgtgcgttttcttttccaccgctCAGGTGTATAATAGTTCATTCTCACCACCGAAGAAGGCGAAACAAAGCAAGCATCGTCGTTGGTTGTGTGTGGTAACGTTGCAACATAACTTCCCTCGCAGCCCCCAACAAAGCGCTTTCCACACCCCTCACGCACGCTTTCCCTTGCAGCAGTCATCCCTTGCTGTTTTGTACAACCCCCGttgtacaaacacacagccaACACCGCAAACGAATACGGGCGcggacaggtttttttttttgctccagcCAGTTTGTATCTCACAACGACGTGCGTATTAACTCACGCACTGGCATACGGCTacgaagacgacgacgacaacgacgacggcATTTTCTTCTCATTCTCACGCGTAGTGTGGCGAAGTAATGCAACAAAATTCGGAGCTTCTATCTGGGCGTGCcaagaccatcaccaccacagtGTAAGTTGTCCGCAAGGGGATGTTTGATAAACCCCCGCAACCTTATTATCCTAACAATCGGGTGAGGTGTGCTGCGTTTAGCATGAAAACAGTGCGTTGTGTGTGAACCGTCCGTGTGGCTGTTTATGCAGTTCGGCCAGACAGACGAAATGTGCGTTTCCATCTCGGCTTCATAGATGCAGTCATCAGTTACGCGGAACCAACACCCCAAACCAACAGTGTATGGTGTACGGTGACACGATACTAACGCGCGCGCGGATTGATGCTAGAAGACGTAGACGAAGCGGAGAGTGACCTGTTCCAGCAATAGTAGGCGCTGTCTTCGTGTTTTGTGCATTTCCGTTCAGTGGGTTAGTTTGGTTCCGAAAGCAGCAAATCATTTGTGATGTTCTGGATCGTTGCCACACGCACTGGAATGCTTTGCCCTCCAAGATTACGCACGTTCCAAAGGCATCGGGCGTTGAAACGCCTCTGTGTGACTGGCAAGAGTGTGTGGTGTTATGCGAGGTGCTGTTTTGTCACCGTGATCTCCTTTGAGTGTGACTCATTTTGAGCCAATTAGCAATGTACCCTTCCGTTCTCATCAAGTACGATCGTAAACAGTCTTCTACGGTGGTGAAAGATTCACGACTCACATGTCACGCTTCTTTCTCGGTCAAGGCCTACTGTGAAAGTTCGAAGATTTGTGATATTCCGTCGACAAAGTGTACCAACGTTCCTTATGTCACCATCGGAATAGGGAGGGGCTGGCACTATTAGGAGGAATTCCACTCCAAGCCCAGGAGTGTCTAATACAAGTTAAAGAAATGTGGAACCGGTGTTAGAACGTTGATAGTTATCACCACACACAATCATCATCGAATCGTACATCTGTCCGATTATCTGAAAAATGTACTTTTAATAGACCGGCGCTGATCGAATCGCTGTGAAGAAGATGTTCCCCATCATCATTAAGAGGAAGCCATGCCATTCCGAGCCCCACAGTAAAGCAAACGGAAGCGCAACAGTTGGCAATCGCAGCAAGTGGCAACGATGAAGTGGCTGCCTTGTGTTGTGGGGTGGTTGCAGTTAAAGTGTACTTTCCTTCTGCTACAGCCTGAAATGGGGCGATTTATTTGCCACAAGCAAACAAGCCTTCACCATGTTGGGATGATCCTCGAAGCGAACATCGGGTCCCCGTTTACCGACAACTGCCTCATTGGCCCAATAGTTTTGAGGGCTCGTTTTGTGGGAAAACCCCCCGCAGTGATGAGCAGGCGGTTGTTTGTCCACAGACACCCCGGTACTTTGGGCAGCACACCGGTCCGATGATGTAGAGGGAAAAACAAAGGTTGTTATTTGGACGGTCATCCCGAAATTACACGCGGATACCGTTCCTGGCGTTACTTTAAACATAGGTGCCCCAGATGTGGCCCGTCTATTTGCCGTTGGTGGAGATCGCCGCCGCGGTGTGTTAAAACAAACGTCAGCAACATCTCCATCATCCATGTAAGCGAGGAGTGACTAATTGCTGAACTTGTGCTAATTGCTCAAGTGTTGGGAAATGCTGATTCCGATTCATGAATCGAAATGAATGACTCTGAGACTTTGGtttgaagatttatgaatctccACGGACAAGCTGGACAGCTGGACtcaattattgtttattgttattgcCTCATAGATTCATTGattcagcggcggatcaaatgGCGGAtcccctggcgaaatttgaagTTGGGACAAAATGCCCCGGAATCGGCCTGTTTTATTACTTGTGATACCattcaaacgcattagagtgtttTGTCATCTGCAACAGCGGTATTGATAAAGCCGATAGTTTAAACAGCATAgcttacagcaattgcaagcgcgaACCAAGCActgcaatggtcgatcagtttccctaaaagaaaatcaactgGTGATCATCAAAAAAGACAACATGCATCCTACCTTGTGGCCAATGGGGCgcgtattatttcggttcatcctggcaaggacgaAATAGTCCGCGTAGTGACgctgcgcacagcatccggtaaacacGTCGTACCGATTGGCAAATTTTACCCAATCCAAGTAtgctcagcaatttggataggaagattggcactggcactgaatagcatgtagcaacaaaccatgttcacatttatttactttaatagTTGTCAGTGATAACATACCCATATAcacccataaattcaatttctttggtggctggaatgtgagaattatggtttataaaagaacattcctctcacattcctatcaaacgaaTTAGAGTgcgggggaaaaggcaaaacggatcctgcatctctttcgtattttgcgccgatccgtccgtcaaaaacgctcagaaacggtgaaatttttggtttctgacaccaagagagcatgatcaacgaagagctagcacaaatttccgtaccacgtggtatcatttcatttagctgtacccttccctctagtgatcatagcgcttgatccgtcgactgatctttcctctctttccgttcgtccaaatgtgCTAGCACCCTTATATGACTCTAGccaagttcatttttatggaaataacaataaggagtattgaaatcatatatttatgcatggaatccttctaaacTCCCGGAAActccatgacgacaagagatataattattgcgaaataaccgaacaataaacaatacataatgtcttcggaaatagtgacactgcacatttcctactgctaataattaaaaaacttaactGCTGTTCAGTTTTGAGACGCACTGTAgcaactggatggatgaaatgagacggaggattctccccacagtacctgagctatttactctatcgatggcTCTCcctggtttgatagtatgtgtaactaatagccaatcgtagaagatctttaattgatcaatagcatcacagtGACTGATTACGTGAGCAAACGTCCtatacaaacatggcggatccttgtgcggatcagattgatgttatctcctttcatggatgctctcttggtgtcagaaatcacaaaaccggtcgctttttggtggctccgatcgcatgcgcggagagacttcgacgaaaggacaAGCGCTTAagaataatatgcaatgacgactgagatgaTCGTGTGCTCCTCTAGCTTTTGTGAGGTGGACATTACATACTTACGGTATTAAATACGTTACAATaggtattttattaaatacttaaattcacttaattctttccattttgctctgtGTTGTCCCCCgacaaagattgtcatca
The Anopheles moucheti chromosome 2, idAnoMoucSN_F20_07, whole genome shotgun sequence genome window above contains:
- the LOC128309802 gene encoding very-long-chain (3R)-3-hydroxyacyl-CoA dehydratase 2-like, whose translation is MAKDKKDKPSFIVKAYLTLYNTAQFAGWTYIFVQFIQHFFVYGHSLDTLWSRVGQATFFFQMLAILEVVHAMVGIVPSSVSMTFLQVFGRSMIVAAAIEGTPTGQKSPGLPLAVFCWSLTEIFRYSYYVAHLLLPSVPSLLVWVRYTIFIPMYPCGFLGELLCSYWAQSYIRDTDKWSVELPNRFNFSFSFYYFMWIMAICYMPLFPQMYLHMLAQRRKVLGRGSGQQKAAKAH
- the LOC128310760 gene encoding zinc finger protein with KRAB and SCAN domains 2-like — encoded protein: MARRNVWTVEETRELLAIIKELDLMKLFGEERNSKLYQIAEDHMKQRGFFYKDAFQIEHKWKNLKRTYHKTKRENYLTESCEFFEELDELMAMKPTSSKTKEVSDRPKRPRAVLENFDLLLTKLTKVERENNDEFFKKQKDLVDYEFDLYTHDERQYTTKVSQMLNRNMNDFCAKANEILLQEGIVEKIVDEEEEPNPGESKHIAELTTTEQLVVLDEQPVVKQEIVKEFYQTWREEEPF
- the LOC128298099 gene encoding uncharacterized protein LOC128298099, which encodes MARRNVWSGEETMELLEIIKEQNFMNLFATASRGQKDYDVYRLIEEELQKNGFHGKDAGQIYHKWKNLKRAFYQSKKLNKGRAICEFAEELADILEKPCALKRREPDPPVVAVEGEPAPVKKRNNAQLKTIRSQIVAKLAKAQNDNSDEFAKKWNDLNDYEFKLYKRKEKEQTVIMNRLLEDSKTTLMSRCRDILAGRTLLIAEEGDVDEEEEDEVEVDMDRLNVIEIVTTDLEIAPGEEASVKDFQMQSGSSELMEFI
- the LOC128297220 gene encoding uncharacterized protein LOC128297220; this translates as MGASTRTGKFAIGFTAFAFLFILIAFCSPYWLQTDGKLKHPKFTNLGLWELCLRNFQDIHRWYDYPFNGCMWIFEEEYYIIHDYILPGFFIAVQFFFTLCFTLLLMGVIMTLMYLTCSRDNDRYIMLLLTNGTVLLLAAFCGLIAVATFGCYGDSRDWMPNWEHNDMGWSFALGVVGTFALFPAGILFIVEARRATYRRLNNIANTEMAAAYTMDERKYRGGHTDI
- the LOC128309803 gene encoding very-long-chain (3R)-3-hydroxyacyl-CoA dehydratase 2, with the protein product MAAKEPSPIVKSYLILYNAAQVLGWCYMLYQLIAYYIVDKGTEQTLWEYLGFTVILFQNAALLEIVHAFTRIVPSNPILTTFQVLSRVMVVCGVVMATPTGKVSPGLPLAILAWSVTEIIRYAYYALNLIDAVPQLLIFLRYTTFIVLYPTGVTGELLCFYWAQSHVAQTKQWSIEMPNTYNFTFSYLYFLWAVMLLYIPLFPQLYMHMFAQRRKILGSSSSSAGKQKSN
- the LOC128310758 gene encoding uncharacterized protein LOC128310758; its protein translation is MDPVHKRQVVENLFLTFATKQAELFKQYDANRKKRSKIFLQRLRYQLKRNGEAHRKEWSSKLETELLDSIPTRKIWKLSRNDRWFRELFQQENNDQELLQHFRMHRGMFDTLVEMLSQDLAPHPLLAAQSCSAEKKIGIGLYKLTTGADYATIGNLFGVHKATVKNCVHQFCKSIVKNAMDSEIYLPDPEEMGDIGKGFEDKSDIPLIIGAMGRIHIPITPSLADSKNYLNGRKWPSLILQAVVDNNHCFRHITCGHVGATEDSVVLSDSGLYQHFEGAELPTQSVNGTTLKSFIVSESSYPLLPWLQHAYVTPQTTEEETFNEHLNKARIFVDEAFEKLRVRFRILQRKIDIDINFVPQILLTCCILHNILEKNQTPYLEEWKESLQELGGKYPQPDGSTSTNYTTTVEGETVRDALKEHLQSKYVLFRSIEYNQVYFISEATN
- the LOC128309799 gene encoding 60S ribosomal protein L30, producing MVTAKKQKKALESINSRLALVMKSGKSCLGYKQTLRTLRQGKAKLVIIANNTPHLRKSEIEYYAMLAKTGVHHYNGNNIELGTACGKYFRVCTLSITDAGDSDIIRSLPEAQAGGQ